A genomic window from Nematostella vectensis chromosome 9, jaNemVect1.1, whole genome shotgun sequence includes:
- the LOC5507805 gene encoding uncharacterized protein LOC5507805 isoform X1, producing the protein MFKTPLTYFFFYLGIENTGIKNSAGSYLIKLPTWSKTVQSAGTKVIYRHEDNRYQDTIDLPGLTNAQLGLFMVSVSGESQVTWKYLIAGQTSVSNSGVQWKTGPWSACSKACGPGSQERDVACVRIDDGTYVRDSVCAGAKPVTSQDCETATCTPAGTRRNGVHALLPVVEVLSPARSSAAVRRSPGPSSTRHFRIRAVSEVNQPSPRARSVTRSTAQLNGCPQLGQRAHRPVRGVNRQGPYPVSRRTWTVFTSPSQTSIVITPSSPRLNKSATATYRVSTFLAVIVM; encoded by the exons ATGTTTAAAACGCCTctgacatatttttttttctatttgggCATCGAAAATACAG GAATCAAAAACTCCGCTGGTAGCTACCTCATTAAACTTCCTACTTGGAGTAAGACCGTCCAATCGGCTGGTACGAAGGTCATCTACAGACACGAGGATAACCGGTATCAAGATACCATAGATCTTCCTGGGCTGACAAACGCTCAACTAGGACTATTCATGGTG AGTGTAAGTGGTGAAAGCCAGGTCACGTGGAAATACCTTATTGCGGGACAGACGAGTGTCAGTAACAGCGGTGTTCAGTGGAAGACTGGTCCCTGGAGCGCATGCTCGAAAGCCTGTGGACCAG GCTCCCAAGAGCGTGACGTGGCGTGCGTGCGCATTGATGACGGCACATACGTCAGAGACAGCGTCTGCGCAGGTGCAAAGCCCGTTACATCGCAAGACTGTGAGACCGCCACTTGTACGCCAG CTGGTACACGACGGAATGGAGTCCATGCTCTGCTACCTGTGGTAGAGGTACTCAGTCCCGCTCGGTCATCTGCCGCCGTGAGACGTTCACCGGGTCCAAGCAGTACAAGACACTTCCGGATTCGAGCTGTATCGGAAGTAAACCAACCGTCACCTCGAGCCAGGAGTGTAACAAGGTCAACTGCCCAGCTGAATGGGTGTCCTCAGCTTGGTCAGCG TGCTCACAGACCTGTGCGGGGGGTCAACAGACAAGGACCGTATCCTGTAAGCAGAAGGACCTGGACGGTGTTTACCAGTCCCTCGCAGACTTCCATTGTCATCACGCCATCAAGCCCCCGCCTAAACAAGTCTGCAACAGCGACTTATCGTGTTTCAACTTTCTTGGCTGTTATCGTGATGTAA
- the LOC5507805 gene encoding A disintegrin and metalloproteinase with thrombospondin motifs 13-like isoform X3 — protein MVSVSGESQVTWKYLIAGQTSVSNSGVQWKTGPWSACSKACGPGSQERDVACVRIDDGTYVRDSVCAGAKPVTSQDCETATCTPAGTRRNGVHALLPVVEVLSPARSSAAVRRSPGPSSTRHFRIRAVSEVNQPSPRARSVTRSTAQLNGCPQLGQRAHRPVRGVNRQGPYPVSRRTWTVFTSPSQTSIVITPSSPRLNKSATATYRVSTFLAVIVM, from the exons ATGGTG AGTGTAAGTGGTGAAAGCCAGGTCACGTGGAAATACCTTATTGCGGGACAGACGAGTGTCAGTAACAGCGGTGTTCAGTGGAAGACTGGTCCCTGGAGCGCATGCTCGAAAGCCTGTGGACCAG GCTCCCAAGAGCGTGACGTGGCGTGCGTGCGCATTGATGACGGCACATACGTCAGAGACAGCGTCTGCGCAGGTGCAAAGCCCGTTACATCGCAAGACTGTGAGACCGCCACTTGTACGCCAG CTGGTACACGACGGAATGGAGTCCATGCTCTGCTACCTGTGGTAGAGGTACTCAGTCCCGCTCGGTCATCTGCCGCCGTGAGACGTTCACCGGGTCCAAGCAGTACAAGACACTTCCGGATTCGAGCTGTATCGGAAGTAAACCAACCGTCACCTCGAGCCAGGAGTGTAACAAGGTCAACTGCCCAGCTGAATGGGTGTCCTCAGCTTGGTCAGCG TGCTCACAGACCTGTGCGGGGGGTCAACAGACAAGGACCGTATCCTGTAAGCAGAAGGACCTGGACGGTGTTTACCAGTCCCTCGCAGACTTCCATTGTCATCACGCCATCAAGCCCCCGCCTAAACAAGTCTGCAACAGCGACTTATCGTGTTTCAACTTTCTTGGCTGTTATCGTGATGTAA
- the LOC5507805 gene encoding A disintegrin and metalloproteinase with thrombospondin motifs 16-like isoform X2: MSTATAGGLDAFKFSPCSREQIQAILSPNKCTELNDTPGNIVHYPSSWHDKLPGHIYDRNKQCQMQYGSTYRQCEPKLSDCGSLFCTENGATCPSNVAPPLDGTYCGLRKWCIAGECVDDGLSGPINGGWSDWPADYSTCSYTCGGGVQWKTRTCTNPKPARGGADCVGSSRGHCRVCNSVQCPSGSETFREQQCKAKNSGYVPYFDSSKKCRLLCRYGNALYEEGQVKDGTRCNSERDNKDVCIQGVCKPVGGM; encoded by the exons ATGTCAACGGCAACTGCGGGTGGCCTGGATGCGTTCAAATTTTCTCCATGCAGTCGTGAGCAGATCCAAGCAATTCTATC CCCGAACAAATGTACCGAGCTCAATGACACGCCTGGAAATATCGTCCATTACCCTTCTTCCTGGCACGATAAACTTCCTGGACATATCTACGACCGGAACAAGCAATGCCAGATGCAGTATGGTAGTACCTACAGACAGTGCGAGCCAAAACTA AGTGATTGTGGTTCTCTATTCTGCACTGAAAATGGCGCAACATGTCCATCAAATGTAGCTCCGCCCCTAGACGGAACGTACTGCGGGCTCCGAAAA TGGTGCATTGCGGGCGAATGTGTTGATGATGGATTATCAGGGCCTATCAATGGCGGCTGGTCCGACTGGCCAGCGGACTACTCTACGTGTTCCTACACATGTGGCGGTGGCGTGCAGTGGAAAACGCGAACTTGTACTAATCCCAA GCCTGCGCGTGGCGGTGCAGACTGTGTTGGGTCCAGCAGAGGACATTGCAGAGTTTGTAATTCTGTGCAGTGTCCAAGTGGAAGCGAGACATTCAGAGAACAACAATGCAAGGCCAAAAATTCTGGATACGTCCCGTACTTTGATAGCA GTAAAAAGTGCCGGCTCCTTTGTAGATATGGTAACGCGCTTTATGAAGAAGGACAAGTGAAAGACGGAACTCGGTGCAACTCGGAAAGAGACAATAAAGACGTGTGCATCCAGGGAGTATGCAAG CCTGTCGGAGGGATGTGA